In Pseudomonadota bacterium, the following are encoded in one genomic region:
- the glgX gene encoding glycogen debranching protein GlgX: MSRVPDLARAHFGAARALSQPRLLRGRPWPLGASWDGTGVNFALFSAHADRVELCLFDDRGRREIARLTLPDNDGHVWHGYLPDAQPGLLYGYRVHGPYAPEQGHRFNPHKLLVDPYAKQLFGDVRWSNTQLGYRANSAQADLSFDRQDSQAGVPKGVVIDPSYHWGAHRRPDTPWQDTSIYEMHLRGFTMCHPAISETDRGRFAGLADRQVIDYLTSLGVTAVELLPVHAFVDDRFLVQKGLVNYWGYSTLNFFAPAQRYLGTHGLHDVKRAVARLHDAGIEVILDVVYNHTCEGNELGPTLSFRGVDNASYYRLLPDNPRYYINDTGCGNTLNTANPHVLRLILDSLRYWAEDMQVDGFRFDLATVLGREANGFDPNGGFFDAIRQDPVLSTRKLIAEPWDIGPGGYQLGHYPPPFAEWNDRFRDCARRYWSGDRTVMRELADRLLGSAGNFDHGRRLPSASINFVAAHDGFTLTDLVSYHHKHNDANGEENRDGHDANYSINHGCEGPTDDPMILAARAQHRRNLLATVFLAQGTPMLLAGDEVGHSQSGNNNAYCQDNGVTWRNWHSEDTDMLSFTRRLIALRRAHPSLSQRRFLHGETHPDAALPDVSWFAPNGEAMAPDAWHEGVAVGLLLAGDADADATGQRAPQPLLVLINGGDATTRWHLPVHTGRWLCVLHTDSAHWREPASAAVTDGAVPLPGRSVAVYRLHGDTTR; encoded by the coding sequence GTGTCCCGCGTACCCGACCTCGCGCGCGCCCACTTCGGCGCGGCCCGCGCTCTGTCGCAGCCGCGGCTGCTGCGTGGGCGACCGTGGCCGCTCGGCGCGAGCTGGGACGGCACGGGTGTGAACTTCGCTCTGTTCTCGGCGCACGCCGACCGGGTCGAACTGTGTCTTTTCGATGACCGAGGCCGCCGCGAAATCGCCCGCCTGACATTGCCCGACAACGACGGCCACGTCTGGCACGGCTACCTGCCCGACGCCCAGCCGGGGCTGCTCTACGGCTACCGCGTGCACGGCCCCTACGCGCCCGAGCAGGGTCACCGATTCAACCCGCACAAGCTGCTCGTCGACCCATACGCCAAACAGCTGTTCGGCGACGTGCGCTGGTCGAATACGCAACTCGGCTACCGCGCCAACAGCGCGCAGGCCGACCTCAGCTTCGATCGCCAGGATTCGCAGGCCGGTGTGCCGAAGGGCGTCGTCATCGACCCGAGCTACCACTGGGGCGCACACCGCAGGCCCGACACGCCCTGGCAGGACACCAGCATCTACGAGATGCACCTGCGCGGGTTCACCATGTGCCACCCGGCGATCTCGGAGACCGACCGCGGACGCTTCGCCGGCCTCGCGGACCGCCAGGTGATCGACTACTTGACCTCACTTGGCGTCACCGCGGTCGAGTTGTTGCCGGTGCACGCCTTCGTCGACGACCGCTTCCTCGTGCAGAAGGGCCTGGTGAACTACTGGGGTTACAGCACGCTGAATTTCTTCGCGCCGGCCCAACGCTACCTCGGCACCCACGGTTTGCACGACGTCAAGCGCGCTGTCGCGCGCCTGCACGACGCCGGCATCGAGGTGATCCTGGACGTGGTCTACAACCACACCTGCGAGGGCAACGAACTCGGACCGACGCTGAGTTTCCGCGGCGTCGACAACGCGAGCTACTATCGCCTGCTGCCGGACAACCCGCGGTATTACATCAACGACACCGGTTGCGGCAACACCCTGAACACGGCCAACCCGCACGTGCTCCGCTTGATCCTGGACAGCCTGCGCTACTGGGCCGAGGACATGCAGGTGGACGGTTTCCGGTTCGACCTCGCCACCGTGCTCGGCCGCGAGGCAAACGGGTTCGACCCGAACGGCGGTTTCTTCGACGCCATTCGACAGGACCCGGTGCTCTCGACCCGCAAACTCATCGCCGAGCCGTGGGACATCGGCCCGGGCGGCTACCAGCTCGGCCATTACCCGCCCCCGTTTGCCGAGTGGAACGACCGCTTTCGCGACTGCGCTCGACGCTACTGGAGTGGCGACCGGACGGTCATGCGCGAGCTCGCCGACCGCTTGCTCGGCTCGGCCGGCAATTTCGACCACGGCCGCCGGTTGCCCTCCGCCAGCATCAATTTCGTCGCGGCGCACGACGGGTTCACGCTCACCGACCTCGTCAGCTATCACCACAAGCACAACGATGCGAACGGCGAAGAGAACCGCGACGGCCACGACGCGAACTACAGCATCAACCACGGCTGTGAAGGGCCGACAGACGACCCGATGATCCTCGCCGCGCGCGCGCAGCACCGCCGCAACCTGTTGGCGACGGTGTTCCTGGCGCAGGGCACGCCGATGCTGCTCGCCGGTGACGAGGTCGGGCACAGCCAGAGCGGCAACAACAACGCGTACTGCCAGGACAACGGTGTCACCTGGCGCAACTGGCACAGCGAAGACACCGACATGCTCTCGTTCACCCGCCGCCTGATCGCGTTGCGTCGGGCGCACCCGAGTTTGTCTCAACGGCGGTTCCTGCACGGCGAGACACACCCGGACGCGGCGTTGCCCGATGTGAGCTGGTTCGCACCGAACGGCGAGGCCATGGCGCCCGACGCCTGGCACGAGGGGGTCGCCGTGGGCCTCTTGCTGGCAGGCGACGCGGACGCTGACGCGACTGGCCAGCGCGCACCACAGCCGCTGCTGGTGCTGATCAACGGCGGTGACGCCACGACCCGCTGGCACTTGCCGGTGCACACCGGTCGGTGGCTCTGCGTGCTGCACACCGATTCGGCGCACTGGCGCGAGCCGGCGAGCGCCGCGGTCACCGACGGCGCGGTACCGCTGCCCGGCCGGTCGGTGGCCGTCTACCGTCTGCACGGCGACACCACCCGATGA
- the malQ gene encoding 4-alpha-glucanotransferase — MTALWTLSDAVGIERGYFDIYGNHHAVSEDTCRRLLGCMGFDVDDDDAVARSLDAHSLRNWRRALPPVAVLPEEQRDHAIDLVAPSDAPDTVVHWRIEQEDSLRQRGELRLAQLAVGERCTVDGAALARYRLPLPAYLPQGYHDLRVTQIGQDTTAAACRLIVAPATCHPVSDHPLGKRHFGFAAQLYALQSARNWGMGDFSDLIELAQAAARQGATTLGLNPLHATYTGHAHHISPYSPSNRGFLNLSYIDVTAVPDFDACVAAQDTVASPAFQAQLASARATEHIEYHAVWALKHRVLTQLFAHFVDHDLAVDSPRAQAFSAFCDERGQALAHQALFDALFDHFYRDDPNRCGWQSWPAGFETPEAPGSQGFARDRADAVQFQCYLHWVAEEQLREATNVCSRVGLSMGLYLDLAVGCDAGGAEVWADRAAFTAGVSVGAPPDQLSPAGQSWGLTPLNPVTLVERAYEPFVRALRENAHLAGTLRIDHVLGLMRQFWVLDGEPATAGCYVRQPLEDLLRLVALESRRARCVIVGEALGTVPEGFEARLDDAGLLAYRVLYFERWPSGLFKRPDAYPGRALVTASTHDLPTVAGWWQGREIDWMAATGLFPGADDAERARAQRQADRHRLLDALIDAGTLPHDHSIDPDDPVATPQLLCAVQGYLTASTGSLMVIPLEDLLGMTEQVNLPGTIDQHPNWRQRLPCAIDALFDTPLASAMGKRLRMGTG; from the coding sequence ATGACGGCCCTCTGGACCCTCAGCGACGCCGTCGGTATCGAGCGCGGGTACTTCGACATCTACGGCAACCACCACGCCGTCAGCGAGGACACCTGCAGGCGCCTGCTCGGGTGCATGGGATTCGACGTCGACGACGACGACGCCGTCGCACGCAGCCTGGACGCCCACAGCTTGCGCAACTGGCGTCGCGCCCTGCCGCCCGTCGCGGTGTTGCCCGAGGAACAGCGCGACCACGCGATCGACCTCGTGGCCCCGAGCGACGCGCCCGACACGGTCGTGCACTGGCGGATCGAGCAGGAAGACAGTTTGCGCCAACGCGGTGAACTGCGCCTTGCTCAGCTGGCGGTGGGTGAGCGGTGCACGGTCGATGGGGCCGCGCTTGCACGTTACCGCCTGCCGCTGCCCGCCTACCTGCCACAGGGCTACCACGACCTGCGCGTCACGCAAATCGGCCAGGACACCACCGCCGCGGCCTGCCGTCTGATCGTGGCCCCGGCCACCTGCCACCCGGTGTCCGACCACCCGCTTGGCAAGCGGCACTTCGGTTTCGCCGCCCAGCTCTACGCCCTGCAAAGCGCGCGAAACTGGGGCATGGGGGATTTCAGCGACCTGATCGAACTGGCGCAAGCCGCGGCACGCCAGGGCGCGACCACGCTCGGGCTCAACCCGTTGCACGCCACCTACACGGGCCACGCACACCACATCAGTCCCTACTCGCCGAGCAACCGGGGCTTTTTGAACCTCAGCTACATCGATGTCACGGCCGTGCCGGATTTCGACGCCTGCGTGGCGGCCCAGGACACGGTCGCCTCACCCGCGTTTCAGGCCCAACTGGCGTCTGCCCGCGCCACCGAACACATCGAGTACCACGCGGTGTGGGCGTTGAAGCACCGGGTGCTCACGCAACTGTTCGCGCACTTCGTCGACCACGACCTCGCTGTCGACAGCCCGCGCGCACAGGCGTTTTCCGCCTTCTGCGACGAGCGCGGCCAGGCGCTGGCGCACCAGGCGCTGTTCGATGCGCTGTTCGACCACTTCTACCGCGACGACCCGAACCGCTGCGGCTGGCAGAGCTGGCCGGCGGGATTCGAAACGCCCGAGGCCCCCGGCAGCCAGGGCTTCGCCCGCGACCGGGCAGACGCCGTGCAGTTTCAGTGCTACCTGCACTGGGTAGCCGAGGAGCAGCTGCGCGAGGCGACCAACGTGTGCAGTCGGGTGGGCCTGTCGATGGGCTTGTACCTTGACCTCGCCGTCGGCTGCGACGCCGGCGGCGCTGAAGTCTGGGCAGACCGCGCGGCCTTCACCGCGGGCGTGTCGGTCGGTGCACCGCCGGACCAACTGAGCCCGGCCGGCCAGTCCTGGGGCCTGACACCCCTCAACCCGGTGACCCTGGTCGAACGTGCCTACGAGCCGTTCGTGCGCGCGCTGCGCGAGAACGCGCACCTCGCGGGCACGCTGCGGATCGACCACGTGCTCGGCCTGATGCGGCAGTTCTGGGTGCTCGATGGCGAGCCGGCGACCGCCGGCTGCTATGTGCGGCAACCGCTCGAGGACCTGTTGCGCCTGGTCGCCCTGGAGTCGCGCCGCGCCCGCTGCGTGATCGTCGGTGAAGCGCTCGGCACGGTGCCGGAGGGCTTCGAGGCCCGTCTCGACGACGCCGGTCTGCTCGCCTACCGCGTGCTCTACTTCGAACGCTGGCCGAGCGGCCTGTTCAAGCGGCCCGACGCCTACCCCGGGCGCGCGCTGGTCACCGCGTCAACCCATGACCTGCCAACAGTTGCGGGCTGGTGGCAGGGCCGTGAAATCGACTGGATGGCGGCCACGGGCCTGTTTCCCGGTGCAGACGACGCCGAGCGTGCCCGCGCGCAGCGGCAGGCTGACCGCCACCGGCTGCTGGACGCGCTGATCGACGCCGGCACGCTGCCACACGACCACAGCATTGACCCGGATGACCCGGTGGCGACACCGCAGTTGCTGTGTGCGGTGCAGGGCTACCTGACCGCGAGCACGGGCTCGCTGATGGTGATTCCGCTCGAGGACCTGTTGGGCATGACCGAGCAGGTCAACCTGCCCGGCACGATTGATCAGCACCCGAATTGGCGTCAGCGCCTGCCCTGCGCCATCGACGCGCTGTTCGACACGCCACTCGCGAGCGCCATGGGCAAGCGCCTGCGGATGGGGACTGGCTGA
- a CDS encoding glycogen/starch/alpha-glucan phosphorylase: protein MSTGQHQEQDAPTVDALKQRIQRHLDHTLGADADTANYRAWWTATCMAVNELVFDGLRATHQRHRTLDTRAVNYLSLEFLMGRLLSNNLHNLHLFDTARDALAACGHDLDAILEEEPDMALGNGGLGRLAACYLDSLATLDYPAIGYGIHYEHGLFRQEFHRGVQIERPDEWREYGNPWEVCRPESVQEIPLYGHVAIEHDDLGRPHKVWHPGLVIRGVPWDVPVVGYGGKTVNVLRLWESRASQHFDWDAFNAGAYADAQAEQTRASTVSKVLYPNDETEAGKELRLIQQYFFSACSVKDILRRFRRTHDDWDELPEQAVIQLNDTHPTVAILELLRILVDDESLDFDHAFSIVRRVFAYTNHTLLPEALETWPVRLFERVMPRHLQLLYQINEAFLSRDVDARWPGDDSMKRKLSVIEEGHERKVRMGNLCVISAFKVNGVAAIHSELIKSDLFPEFHALWPEKLTNVTNGVTPRRWLKACNPQLADLLDQTVGDGWPTDLGLLRTLEDHADDPLFQRRFLEIKQQNKRALCDVIRESTGVEVNPTALFDVQIKRLHEYKRQHLNLLHILTLYHRILANPDHDIHPRVFLFGAKAAPGYRLAKDIIYAINRVAERINQDERVGDKLKVVFLPNYRVSLAEKMIPAADVSEQISTAGKEASGTGNMKLAMNGAVTVGTLDGANIEIAEEVSADNIFIFGLTVNEVKALNAKGYNPWHHYHANAELRAVLDWLGGDFFCPDNPGALASIRHSLLDAGDPYLCLADYESYVKAHEAVDTAFRDRKRWARMAILNTALTGKFNSDRSIEDYVRGIWHLDRVDARSALPDRIAS, encoded by the coding sequence GTGTCCACAGGCCAACACCAAGAGCAAGACGCACCCACAGTCGACGCACTCAAACAGCGTATCCAGCGACACCTCGACCACACCCTCGGCGCCGACGCCGACACGGCGAACTACCGTGCCTGGTGGACCGCGACCTGCATGGCCGTCAACGAGCTGGTGTTCGACGGTCTGCGTGCCACCCACCAACGGCACCGCACCCTCGACACGCGGGCGGTCAACTACCTCTCGCTCGAATTCCTCATGGGTCGACTGTTGTCGAACAACCTGCACAACCTGCACCTCTTCGACACCGCGCGCGACGCACTGGCGGCCTGCGGTCACGACCTCGACGCGATCCTCGAAGAGGAGCCGGACATGGCCTTGGGCAACGGCGGCCTGGGCCGGCTCGCCGCGTGCTACCTCGATTCGCTCGCGACGCTCGACTACCCGGCGATCGGCTACGGCATCCATTACGAGCACGGCCTGTTTCGCCAGGAGTTCCACCGCGGCGTCCAGATCGAGCGCCCGGACGAGTGGCGCGAGTACGGCAACCCGTGGGAGGTCTGTCGCCCGGAGTCGGTACAGGAGATCCCGCTCTACGGCCACGTGGCCATCGAACACGACGACCTCGGTCGCCCGCACAAGGTGTGGCACCCCGGCCTCGTGATTCGCGGCGTGCCCTGGGACGTCCCGGTGGTAGGTTACGGCGGCAAGACCGTGAACGTGTTGCGCCTCTGGGAGAGCCGCGCGTCGCAGCACTTCGATTGGGACGCCTTCAACGCCGGCGCATACGCCGACGCCCAGGCTGAGCAGACCCGCGCGAGCACGGTGTCCAAGGTGCTCTACCCGAACGACGAAACCGAGGCCGGCAAGGAACTGCGACTGATTCAGCAGTACTTCTTCAGCGCCTGCTCGGTCAAGGACATCCTTCGGCGGTTCCGGCGCACACACGATGACTGGGACGAGCTGCCCGAGCAAGCCGTCATCCAACTCAACGACACACACCCGACCGTCGCGATCCTCGAGCTGCTGCGTATTCTGGTCGACGACGAGTCGCTCGACTTCGACCACGCCTTTTCGATCGTGCGCCGCGTGTTTGCCTACACCAACCACACGCTGCTGCCCGAGGCCCTCGAGACCTGGCCGGTGCGTCTGTTCGAGCGCGTCATGCCGCGCCACCTGCAGCTGCTCTACCAGATCAACGAGGCGTTCCTCAGCCGCGACGTCGACGCGCGTTGGCCGGGCGACGACAGCATGAAGCGCAAGTTGTCGGTGATCGAAGAAGGCCACGAACGCAAGGTGCGCATGGGTAACCTCTGCGTGATTTCCGCGTTCAAGGTCAACGGGGTTGCGGCGATTCACTCGGAATTGATCAAGAGCGACCTGTTCCCGGAGTTTCACGCGCTCTGGCCGGAAAAGCTGACCAACGTCACCAACGGGGTTACGCCGCGACGCTGGCTGAAGGCCTGCAATCCGCAACTGGCCGACCTGCTCGACCAGACCGTCGGAGACGGCTGGCCAACCGACCTCGGCCTGCTGCGCACGCTCGAGGACCACGCCGACGACCCGCTGTTTCAGCGCCGCTTTCTCGAGATCAAGCAGCAGAACAAGCGCGCTTTGTGCGACGTGATTCGCGAGAGCACCGGCGTGGAGGTGAACCCGACGGCACTCTTCGACGTCCAGATCAAGCGGCTGCACGAGTACAAGCGCCAGCACCTGAACCTGCTGCACATCCTCACGCTCTACCACCGGATCCTCGCGAACCCGGACCACGACATCCACCCGCGGGTGTTCCTGTTCGGCGCCAAGGCCGCGCCGGGCTACCGCCTGGCCAAAGACATCATCTACGCCATCAACCGGGTTGCCGAACGCATCAACCAGGACGAGCGTGTGGGCGACAAATTGAAAGTGGTGTTCCTGCCGAACTACCGGGTCAGCCTCGCCGAGAAGATGATCCCGGCTGCCGACGTGTCCGAGCAGATCTCGACAGCCGGCAAGGAGGCTTCGGGCACCGGCAACATGAAGCTGGCGATGAACGGCGCCGTGACCGTCGGCACGCTCGACGGCGCAAACATCGAGATCGCAGAGGAAGTCAGCGCTGACAACATCTTCATCTTCGGCCTGACGGTCAACGAGGTGAAGGCCCTGAATGCCAAGGGGTACAACCCCTGGCACCACTACCATGCCAACGCGGAGTTGCGCGCGGTGCTCGACTGGCTCGGCGGCGATTTCTTCTGTCCTGACAACCCCGGCGCGCTTGCGTCGATCCGACACAGCCTACTCGATGCCGGTGACCCCTACCTCTGCCTCGCGGACTACGAGAGCTACGTGAAGGCGCACGAAGCCGTCGACACCGCCTTCAGAGACCGCAAACGCTGGGCGCGCATGGCGATCCTCAACACCGCACTGACCGGAAAGTTCAACTCGGACCGCTCGATCGAGGACTACGTGCGCGGTATCTGGCACCTCGACCGGGTCGACGCCCGCAGCGCACTGCCCGACCGCATCGCGAGCTGA
- a CDS encoding Ohr family peroxiredoxin: MSVNVIYSTQAISKGGRNRSVETVDGSFFSAVSVPREIGGDDAPGVNAEQLFASGYAACFHGTMKFITTQFAHLTVSDAASVTATVGVGPREQGGFGLQVDLRVALPDLDASSADELVRRTHEVCPYSNAIRDNVEVNVIVDAGAALIA; the protein is encoded by the coding sequence ATGTCGGTTAATGTCATTTACAGTACACAGGCCATCTCGAAGGGTGGGCGCAACCGCTCGGTTGAAACCGTGGACGGTAGCTTTTTCTCGGCGGTGTCCGTGCCGCGGGAAATCGGCGGCGATGACGCCCCGGGGGTGAACGCCGAGCAGCTCTTCGCCAGCGGCTACGCCGCGTGCTTCCACGGCACCATGAAGTTCATCACCACCCAGTTCGCCCACCTCACGGTGTCGGACGCGGCGTCGGTCACGGCCACGGTCGGGGTCGGGCCACGCGAACAGGGCGGCTTCGGCCTGCAAGTGGACTTGCGCGTCGCGCTGCCGGACCTCGACGCGTCGTCGGCCGACGAACTGGTGCGGCGCACCCACGAGGTGTGCCCCTACTCGAATGCTATCCGCGACAACGTCGAGGTCAACGTCATCGTCGACGCCGGCGCCGCGTTGATCGCGTAG
- a CDS encoding MerR family transcriptional regulator: MTNTTEPTHSISELAREFDVTTRTIRFYEEKGYLNPSRDGRKRVYSRRDRTHLRLLLRGRRLGWSLEDTWELISLYDSEEGEAAQLRAMLGRLSDTRVLLQQQRLDIDRAESELTDIESRCLTRLKTAESR; the protein is encoded by the coding sequence ATGACCAACACCACCGAACCCACCCATTCCATCTCCGAGCTGGCGCGCGAATTCGATGTGACCACCCGGACCATCCGGTTCTACGAGGAGAAGGGCTACCTCAACCCGAGCCGAGACGGCAGGAAGCGCGTCTACTCCCGCCGCGACCGCACCCACCTGCGCTTGTTGTTGCGCGGACGCCGCCTCGGTTGGTCGCTCGAGGACACCTGGGAGTTGATCAGCCTGTACGACTCCGAAGAGGGCGAAGCCGCGCAGCTGCGCGCCATGTTGGGGCGGCTTTCGGATACCCGGGTGCTACTTCAGCAGCAGCGCCTCGACATCGACCGCGCCGAAAGCGAACTGACCGACATCGAAAGCCGCTGCCTCACCCGGCTGAAAACCGCCGAGTCGCGCTGA
- the glgB gene encoding 1,4-alpha-glucan branching protein GlgB, whose protein sequence is MNRADQSDIDALAQGRHADPFSWLGCHATEAGWAIRTLMPGAERVELLGSAHTQPLAQATRLHDSGLFEAALSSAPPGLQYSWRVHWPHSAPQHITDPWRFRPGLGELDLHLLSEGTHGALGDVLGAHPTAMDGVDGVRFAVWAPNARHAAVVGDFNGWSATAHPMRHRGASGVWELFVPQATVGARYKFQLTAADGRTLPAKADPCARQAEFRPATASVVADPTPFHWRDAAWLADRGAAQATGAAISVYEIHPGSWRRVPEDGNRPLNFRELADQLVPYVQAMGFTHVQLMPVSEYPFDGSWGYQPTGLFAVSSRFGTPADFCYFVDRCHAADIGVLLDWVPGHFPTDPHGLGQFDGTALYEHADPQRGFHPDWNTLIYNYGRTEVANFLAANANHWLEHYHLDGLRVDAVASMLYLDYSREPGEWQPNAHGGRENLEAVGFLQRVNREVYGAHAGVMTVAEESTSWPGVTRAAHDGGLGFGYKWNMGWMNDTLRYIARDPIHRAHHHNELTFGLVYAFSENFILPLSHDEVVHGKGSLLGKMPGDRWQQFANLRAYFGFMWTQPGKKLLFMGGEFAQQAEWNHDASLDWHLLEHGDHQGVHRLITDLNHLYRSTPALHRDDRGHDAFHWLDADDAAHSTLSYLRHDGEGGWALVACNFTPTPRHGYRLGVPVGGRWTERVNTDAACYGGSDMGNAGACEADAVGAHGRAYSLQLTLPPLATVVLTPETTR, encoded by the coding sequence GTGAACCGCGCTGACCAGTCAGACATCGACGCCCTGGCGCAGGGGCGCCACGCCGACCCGTTCAGTTGGCTCGGCTGCCACGCGACCGAGGCAGGCTGGGCGATCCGCACCCTGATGCCGGGCGCCGAGCGTGTCGAGTTGCTCGGCAGTGCACACACGCAGCCGTTGGCCCAGGCCACCCGACTGCACGACAGCGGCCTGTTCGAAGCTGCGCTCAGCAGTGCTCCACCAGGCTTGCAATACAGCTGGCGCGTGCACTGGCCACACAGTGCGCCGCAACACATCACCGACCCGTGGCGTTTCAGACCCGGCCTCGGTGAACTCGACCTGCATCTGCTGTCCGAGGGCACCCACGGTGCACTCGGCGATGTGTTGGGCGCCCACCCGACGGCCATGGACGGTGTCGACGGCGTGCGCTTTGCCGTCTGGGCACCAAACGCCCGCCACGCAGCGGTGGTCGGCGACTTCAACGGCTGGAGTGCGACGGCGCATCCCATGCGCCACCGCGGCGCCAGTGGCGTCTGGGAGTTGTTCGTGCCGCAGGCCACCGTGGGCGCGCGCTACAAGTTCCAGCTCACCGCGGCGGACGGCCGCACCCTGCCCGCCAAGGCCGACCCGTGTGCGCGCCAGGCGGAATTTCGGCCCGCCACCGCGTCGGTGGTGGCCGACCCGACGCCGTTTCACTGGCGCGACGCCGCCTGGCTCGCCGACCGCGGCGCCGCCCAGGCGACGGGCGCGGCGATCAGCGTCTACGAGATACACCCCGGCTCCTGGCGCCGTGTGCCCGAGGACGGCAACCGCCCTCTGAATTTCCGCGAACTCGCCGACCAGCTCGTCCCCTACGTGCAGGCCATGGGCTTCACGCACGTGCAGCTCATGCCCGTCAGTGAGTACCCCTTCGACGGTTCCTGGGGCTACCAGCCTACCGGTTTGTTCGCGGTCAGCAGCCGCTTCGGCACCCCCGCGGACTTCTGCTACTTCGTCGACCGTTGCCACGCCGCCGACATCGGCGTACTGCTCGACTGGGTGCCGGGCCACTTCCCGACCGACCCGCATGGCCTGGGCCAGTTCGACGGCACCGCACTCTACGAGCACGCCGACCCGCAGCGCGGCTTCCACCCGGATTGGAACACCCTGATTTACAACTACGGCCGAACCGAGGTCGCCAACTTCCTCGCCGCCAACGCCAACCACTGGCTCGAGCACTACCACCTCGACGGCCTGCGCGTGGACGCCGTGGCGTCGATGCTCTACCTCGACTACTCACGCGAACCCGGTGAGTGGCAACCGAACGCGCACGGGGGCCGCGAGAACCTTGAGGCGGTGGGCTTTCTCCAGCGGGTCAACCGCGAGGTCTACGGCGCACACGCTGGCGTCATGACGGTCGCAGAGGAATCGACCAGTTGGCCCGGCGTGACCCGAGCAGCCCACGACGGCGGACTCGGTTTCGGCTACAAGTGGAACATGGGGTGGATGAACGACACGCTGCGCTACATCGCGCGCGACCCGATCCACCGCGCGCACCACCACAACGAGCTGACCTTCGGGCTGGTGTACGCGTTCAGCGAGAATTTCATCCTGCCGCTGTCGCACGACGAAGTCGTGCACGGCAAGGGCTCGCTGCTCGGCAAGATGCCCGGAGACCGCTGGCAACAGTTCGCCAACCTGCGCGCGTATTTCGGCTTCATGTGGACCCAACCCGGCAAGAAGCTGCTGTTCATGGGCGGCGAATTTGCCCAGCAGGCCGAATGGAACCACGACGCCAGCCTCGACTGGCACCTGCTCGAGCACGGCGACCACCAAGGTGTGCACCGCCTGATCACCGACCTCAACCACCTGTACCGCTCGACGCCGGCCCTGCACCGCGACGACCGCGGCCACGACGCCTTTCACTGGCTGGACGCCGACGACGCGGCGCACTCGACCCTGAGCTACCTGCGCCACGACGGCGAGGGGGGGTGGGCACTCGTGGCCTGCAACTTCACGCCGACACCGCGCCACGGCTACCGGCTCGGCGTGCCGGTCGGCGGCCGCTGGACGGAACGGGTGAACACAGACGCGGCATGCTATGGCGGCAGCGACATGGGCAACGCCGGCGCCTGCGAGGCCGACGCCGTCGGCGCCCACGGCCGGGCGTACTCCTTGCAACTCACCTTGCCTCCCCTGGCCACGGTCGTGCTGACGCCCGAAACGACGCGATGA